In Chelonia mydas isolate rCheMyd1 chromosome 18, rCheMyd1.pri.v2, whole genome shotgun sequence, a single genomic region encodes these proteins:
- the PEX10 gene encoding peroxisome biogenesis factor 10 isoform X2: MPLAPAGPAHLVRCGQKDELYRSGLRSGAGAALHGLAGAKKWLEWRKEIELLSDVAYFSLTTFSGYQTLGEEYVNIVQVDSSKKRIPSLLRRAILISLHTVVPYLLDKGLIHLEHELQIETGGSTTLQSNGLCGRTLVRSWVQKQVGRLTEQQKKTLSQTVYVLKQCIPLLRRLHLAVFYINGIFYHISKRITGISYLRAPGLPGDDQSVRSSYKLLGIVSLLHLLLTVGVQIYSFQQRQRARQEWKLHRNLSYPKQSVHYAERNFILRN, translated from the exons ATGCCGCTGGCTCCCGCTGGGCCCGCGCACCTGGTGCGCTGCGGGCAGAAGGATGAGTTGTACCGGAGCGGCTTGCGGAGCGGGGCCGGCGCGGCGCTGCACGGGCTGGCGG GTGCTAAGAAATGGTTGGAATGGAGGAAAGAGATTGAACTTCTTTCTGATGTAGCATACTTCAGCCTCACCACGTTTTCAG GTTATCAAACTCTTGGTGAAGAATATGTTAATATTGTCCAAGTTGATTCTTCCAAGAAGAGAATCCCTTCTCTGCTTCGACGGGCCATTTTGATTTCTCTTCATACTGTTGTGCCTTATTTGTTGGACAAAGGATTAATCCATCTGGAACATGAGTTGCAGATAGAAACTGGTGGATCTACAACCTTGCAGAGCAATGGTCTATGCGGCAGGACTTTGGTACGAAGCTGGGTGCAGAAACAAGTTGGCAGGCTGACAGAACAGCAGAAGAAAACCCTTTCACAAACTGTGTATGTCCTCAAGCAATGCATCCCCCTGCTCCGTAGGCTGCATCTGGCAGTATTTTATATAAATGGCATCTTCTATCACATCTCTAAAAGGATCACTGGAATATCTTAT CTTCGTGCTCCAGGATTGCCTGGAGATGACCAGAGCGTTCGATCAAGTTACAAGCTTCTTGGGATCGTGTCACTGCTGCATCTTCTCCTGACAGTTGGTGTTCAGATCTACAGCTTCCAACAAAGGCAGAGAGCAAGGCAGGAGTGGAAACTACACCGCAACCTCTCATATCCAAA GCAGAGTGTCCATTATGCAGAGAGAAATTTCATCCTCAGAAACTGA
- the PEX10 gene encoding peroxisome biogenesis factor 10 isoform X1 → MPLAPAGPAHLVRCGQKDELYRSGLRSGAGAALHGLAGAKKWLEWRKEIELLSDVAYFSLTTFSGYQTLGEEYVNIVQVDSSKKRIPSLLRRAILISLHTVVPYLLDKGLIHLEHELQIETGGSTTLQSNGLCGRTLVRSWVQKQVGRLTEQQKKTLSQTVYVLKQCIPLLRRLHLAVFYINGIFYHISKRITGISYLRAPGLPGDDQSVRSSYKLLGIVSLLHLLLTVGVQIYSFQQRQRARQEWKLHRNLSYPKNQTEEKSVVRSSQCTLCLEKRRHATATPCGHLFCWECITEWCNTKAECPLCREKFHPQKLIYLRHYR, encoded by the exons ATGCCGCTGGCTCCCGCTGGGCCCGCGCACCTGGTGCGCTGCGGGCAGAAGGATGAGTTGTACCGGAGCGGCTTGCGGAGCGGGGCCGGCGCGGCGCTGCACGGGCTGGCGG GTGCTAAGAAATGGTTGGAATGGAGGAAAGAGATTGAACTTCTTTCTGATGTAGCATACTTCAGCCTCACCACGTTTTCAG GTTATCAAACTCTTGGTGAAGAATATGTTAATATTGTCCAAGTTGATTCTTCCAAGAAGAGAATCCCTTCTCTGCTTCGACGGGCCATTTTGATTTCTCTTCATACTGTTGTGCCTTATTTGTTGGACAAAGGATTAATCCATCTGGAACATGAGTTGCAGATAGAAACTGGTGGATCTACAACCTTGCAGAGCAATGGTCTATGCGGCAGGACTTTGGTACGAAGCTGGGTGCAGAAACAAGTTGGCAGGCTGACAGAACAGCAGAAGAAAACCCTTTCACAAACTGTGTATGTCCTCAAGCAATGCATCCCCCTGCTCCGTAGGCTGCATCTGGCAGTATTTTATATAAATGGCATCTTCTATCACATCTCTAAAAGGATCACTGGAATATCTTAT CTTCGTGCTCCAGGATTGCCTGGAGATGACCAGAGCGTTCGATCAAGTTACAAGCTTCTTGGGATCGTGTCACTGCTGCATCTTCTCCTGACAGTTGGTGTTCAGATCTACAGCTTCCAACAAAGGCAGAGAGCAAGGCAGGAGTGGAAACTACACCGCAACCTCTCATATCCAAA AAATCAGACGGAGGAAAAATCTGTTGTACGCAGTTCCCAATGCACATTGTGCTTGGAAAAACGTAGGCATGCAACAGCCACTCCCTGTGGCCACCTGTTCTGTTGGGAATGCATCACGGAGTGGTGTAACACCAAA GCAGAGTGTCCATTATGCAGAGAGAAATTTCATCCTCAGAAACTGATCTATCTGCGACATTATCGATAA
- the PEX10 gene encoding peroxisome biogenesis factor 10 isoform X3 translates to MPLAPAGPAHLVRCGQKDELYRSGLRSGAGAALHGLAGAKKWLEWRKEIELLSDVAYFSLTTFSGYQTLGEEYVNIVQVDSSKKRIPSLLRRAILISLHTVVPYLLDKGLIHLEHELQIETGGSTTLQSNGLCGRTLLRAPGLPGDDQSVRSSYKLLGIVSLLHLLLTVGVQIYSFQQRQRARQEWKLHRNLSYPKNQTEEKSVVRSSQCTLCLEKRRHATATPCGHLFCWECITEWCNTKAECPLCREKFHPQKLIYLRHYR, encoded by the exons ATGCCGCTGGCTCCCGCTGGGCCCGCGCACCTGGTGCGCTGCGGGCAGAAGGATGAGTTGTACCGGAGCGGCTTGCGGAGCGGGGCCGGCGCGGCGCTGCACGGGCTGGCGG GTGCTAAGAAATGGTTGGAATGGAGGAAAGAGATTGAACTTCTTTCTGATGTAGCATACTTCAGCCTCACCACGTTTTCAG GTTATCAAACTCTTGGTGAAGAATATGTTAATATTGTCCAAGTTGATTCTTCCAAGAAGAGAATCCCTTCTCTGCTTCGACGGGCCATTTTGATTTCTCTTCATACTGTTGTGCCTTATTTGTTGGACAAAGGATTAATCCATCTGGAACATGAGTTGCAGATAGAAACTGGTGGATCTACAACCTTGCAGAGCAATGGTCTATGCGGCAGGACTTTG CTTCGTGCTCCAGGATTGCCTGGAGATGACCAGAGCGTTCGATCAAGTTACAAGCTTCTTGGGATCGTGTCACTGCTGCATCTTCTCCTGACAGTTGGTGTTCAGATCTACAGCTTCCAACAAAGGCAGAGAGCAAGGCAGGAGTGGAAACTACACCGCAACCTCTCATATCCAAA AAATCAGACGGAGGAAAAATCTGTTGTACGCAGTTCCCAATGCACATTGTGCTTGGAAAAACGTAGGCATGCAACAGCCACTCCCTGTGGCCACCTGTTCTGTTGGGAATGCATCACGGAGTGGTGTAACACCAAA GCAGAGTGTCCATTATGCAGAGAGAAATTTCATCCTCAGAAACTGATCTATCTGCGACATTATCGATAA